The nucleotide sequence CGCGTCATGAAGGTTCTCTCCAATTTGACCGTTCAAGTTGGGTACGGCATGATGGGGCTGGCGAAAGGCGGAGAGACCAGGGCCATGAGCACCGGAGAATGCCAATGCATATGATGAATCAACCGTACAGCAGCAGATGGCGGATCCTCTCCGCGGTGCTTCTCGGCTCCATCATGGGGCCCATCGATGCCAGCGTGGTGTACATCGCCATACCCGTCATCGCCCGGGATTTCGGGGCAGACCCGGCCACCATCGGCTGGGTGTCCATGGCCTATCTGCTGGTGCTGGGCAGCCTGCTGCTCGCCTTTGGCCGGATGGGAGACATGCTCGGCTTCGATCGGGTGTTTTTGGCCGGGCTTGCTACCTTCGTCCTCACCTCCTCCCTGTGCGGCCTTGCTCCTAACCTGGGAGCGCTGATCCTGATGCGGGCACTGCAGGCGGTGGGAGCAGGCATGATGATGGCCGTGGCTCCCGCGATCATCACCGCCGTCTTCCCGCCTCAGGAACGGGGCCGGGCTCTGGGCATGAACGGGATGGTCGTAGCCCTCGGCCTGGCCATCGGGCCCAGCCTGGGAGGTGTCCTGGTAGACGCTCTGGGATGGCGGGCGATCTTTTTCATCAACGTCCCCGTCGGTATCGCCGCTTACCTGTGGTGCCGCCGACTTGTCCCCGCACTCGGCAGCGAAAGGCGCCAGCGCTTTGACTGGCCGGGAGCGGTGTTGGCCTTTGGCGGCCTCGGTACCCTGCTCCTGTCGGTGAGCCGCGGCCAGAGTTACAACTGGTCCTGGCCCATCCTGGCGCTCGGCCTCGGGGCCCTCCTCTTGCTGCTCGGGTTCGTCGTGGTGGAGAAGCGCTCTCCCGAGCCCATGCTGGACCTCGCGCTCTTCCGCATCCGCGCCTTTGCCGCGGGCAACCTGGCCGCCCTTCTCAACTTCATGACCCAGTACGTCATCGTCTTCCTGACCCCCTTTCTCCTGCAGCAGGCCATGGGGTTGTCCGCCGGACGGGCAGGGGCAACGATGACCGCCTTTCCCCTGACGGTGCTGGCAGTGGCTCCCCTGGCCGGCGCGCTGTCGGACAAGGTTGGGCAGCGAGGGCTGGCCTTCACGGGCTCGCTCATCTGTACTATCGCCGCTCTGCTCCTGGCCGGGCTGGGGCACCATTCCGGCACCTCCGACGTGGCCTGGCGTCTCAGCCTCTTCGGGCTGGGCACGGGGCTATTCCAGTCTCCCAACAACAGCGCCGTGATGGGCTCCGTACCCCGCTTCCGGTTGGGCATCGCCGGGGGCGTGTTGGCCGGCACCCGCAACGTGGGAATGGTGCTGGGTATCGCTCTGGGTGGCGCGATGCTGACGGCCCGGCAAGCCGCTTATCTCCGCCTGCAACCCATGGGAGCTTTCCTGGCCGCCCTGAGAGAAGCCTACCTGGCAGCAGCGCTGGTTTCGGTGGTGGCCACCGTAGCCTGTCTATGGACCAGACTGCCCGGGCCGTGCGGAGCCGGGGACGGATGACTTCCCCCGGCAAGACGACGCCGGCCGTCATCCGTCCCGGCCGGCGTCGCCGGTCGACGCGAGGACTCGGTGTAGCCCTCGCATCAGGTGACTCAGAATGCTGCTTCTACCCGCGCAGCAACGCCCCGGATTTGCGGGCGCATCCCCCCGAACTCGGTGTCCGCGCCGCCGACCA is from Limnochorda sp. L945t and encodes:
- a CDS encoding MFS transporter, which produces MMNQPYSSRWRILSAVLLGSIMGPIDASVVYIAIPVIARDFGADPATIGWVSMAYLLVLGSLLLAFGRMGDMLGFDRVFLAGLATFVLTSSLCGLAPNLGALILMRALQAVGAGMMMAVAPAIITAVFPPQERGRALGMNGMVVALGLAIGPSLGGVLVDALGWRAIFFINVPVGIAAYLWCRRLVPALGSERRQRFDWPGAVLAFGGLGTLLLSVSRGQSYNWSWPILALGLGALLLLLGFVVVEKRSPEPMLDLALFRIRAFAAGNLAALLNFMTQYVIVFLTPFLLQQAMGLSAGRAGATMTAFPLTVLAVAPLAGALSDKVGQRGLAFTGSLICTIAALLLAGLGHHSGTSDVAWRLSLFGLGTGLFQSPNNSAVMGSVPRFRLGIAGGVLAGTRNVGMVLGIALGGAMLTARQAAYLRLQPMGAFLAALREAYLAAALVSVVATVACLWTRLPGPCGAGDG